The stretch of DNA CTACCACCCCGGCGCCGGCCACGCCCGTGGCGGCCCCAGACCTTCGGATACCGGAGACCCCGCCTCCCCTGCCGCCGCTGCCCGCACCGACTTCAGACCTGACGTTCGCGACACCCAGCCCGCCGCGCGCGACCCCGGCACCAACGCCGAAACCGGCCCCCGTTCCCACGCCGGTCCCGGCCCCGAAACCGGTGTCCAAACCCAGGCCGAAGCCGAGTCCGAGCAGTACCCCCAAGGTGCACACCACGCCGAAACCGAGCGTCAAGCCAAAGCCCAGCCCGAAGCCGGCTCCGGAAAGGAGCCCGGAAACTGCGCCGAGCGCCAAACCGCCGGCTGGCGCCAGGACGGGTACGATCGCGAAAAACGGGGACAAAGCGCATCGCGCTGAACGCGTCGATAAGGGCGATGATGGGACCGCCGGGCACGCAGGCGCTACGGGTGAGGGCAGCGGAACCGGCTCAGGCCAGGCAACCGGGACCGGGAACGGAAACGGAGAAAACAAGCTGGCCTACTACGCGGAGTTGATCAAAAACCGATTCCAGGCGGCCTGGAATCAGCCTCACGGTGAAATTACGGCGGGAACCGAATTGGTTGCGACCGTCCGGCTCAGGATCCAGCCGGACGGGAGCGTAACCGAGTTTAGCCTGGTCGAAGGGTCCGGCAATTCGGTGGTGGACGAGTCCGTGCGCGAGGCGGGACGAAAGATTACGCGTCTCCCACCGCCTCCGGGTGGAAACGTTTTCAATCCGGTCGTGCGCTTTGAACTGGGTGACTAGGTGGAATGCCACGGCAGAGAATGCCACAGAGGGGAGCGGGGAGCGGGGAGCGGGGAGTGTCGGGTCACACGGCGGGCACAGCGGGTTTGGCGGGCACAACGTAAGAGTTCACACGGCGAACACGGCGAGCCACGGCGACCACGGCGGGAAGAGGGGGAAGGGGAAAAGCGTTCGGAGTTCGAAGCGGCATCATTGGGGGTGAGCTGTCGGTGTCAAGCGCCGGTTTCGTGGATCTTTTTCTGCGTTCTTTTGCGTGTTCTGCGGATGATTTAATCTTCTCGCTGTTGTCGCCGTGTTCCGCCGAAAGACCGGGCCCGGTTATGCGGCGTCTCCGAACTCCGAACGCCGAACTCCGAACGCTTCCTCTTCCCGCCGTGGTCGCCGTGTTCCGCCGTGGCGCCGTGTGATTCTCTTCCGCTGTGCCCGCGGTGTGAGCGCGTCCGATCGGGCCGTGCAATCTCGTTTGCCACTGCTTGATGATTTTGCTTTAGTAAAATTTCTTCCTTTCTCACGGTTCCATGCCAGAAGACGACCGCTATCAGCATTACAAGGTTCTCAAGCGGGCCGATGGCAGTTTGTGGGAATTGGGCCGGGGTGCCATGGGCATCACCTACAAGGCCTATGACACCAACCTGCGTTGCACGGTGGCCCTGAAGGTCATTAACGCGGCCTACCTCGAAAGCGACACCGCCCGGCAGCGTTTCCTGCGCGAAGCGCGCGCGGCGGCTGCGCTGCGGCATCAGAACGTGGCGGCGGTGTTCCACCTGGGGACTGACCACGGCAACTATTTTTACGCCATGGAGTTCATCGATGGGCAGACCATCGATGAGTACATGAAACAGAAGGGGCGGCTCGAGCCGTTGGAGGCGCTCGACATCGCCCTGCAGGTTACACGGGCGCTCACCGCCGCC from Verrucomicrobiota bacterium encodes:
- a CDS encoding TonB C-terminal domain-containing protein, translating into MSEEHRPKPRGGFKMVLAVITAVHLLGLAGFLMLSLHPPKRADQELVWVNPGSFGGSIPGKIDAAPAMSVAPSAAPLRPAVENDEPPDAAPVTAPAGPEDAQASVSTTPAPATPVAAPDLRIPETPPPLPPLPAPTSDLTFATPSPPRATPAPTPKPAPVPTPVPAPKPVSKPRPKPSPSSTPKVHTTPKPSVKPKPSPKPAPERSPETAPSAKPPAGARTGTIAKNGDKAHRAERVDKGDDGTAGHAGATGEGSGTGSGQATGTGNGNGENKLAYYAELIKNRFQAAWNQPHGEITAGTELVATVRLRIQPDGSVTEFSLVEGSGNSVVDESVREAGRKITRLPPPPGGNVFNPVVRFELGD